One stretch of Diabrotica undecimpunctata isolate CICGRU chromosome 5, icDiaUnde3, whole genome shotgun sequence DNA includes these proteins:
- the LOC140442428 gene encoding uncharacterized protein → MEKFLIVRDQTTKIRKFGVQGRTLEFKIKDVPPGEEPVSWIKKAIEDIVRKGTVNILPHDQVGFTFCSKDFVRGQGWMRLKPASEVTVDDIWNHISSIYQSNSTGLNTETFCLGITTVKMPTGKGRGRKYNSFKEECSKRRGIVVIKNNDNLCLAYALVVAKAYVDKDPELTKICRDRGKIQRERALQLIDRSGVVIPSEGAGIPELQQFQAYLTDYKIVVYRYGTKGRDVIYEGHTYGPKLNLLFHKGHFNVIRSLTSAFISTYFCDKCYQPYDHKDGHSCVDTCFACRRSPACSKEAVKVPCDKCGRDFYGEVCFNVHINDICDKIKRCKQCYKIYTKSHICGEIFCKTCGKNYPSDHLCYMQPDSGKPPSKDFLFIFYDLETRQEKILLDGSLLQEPNLCVFSQRCYNCLQEEKLQFCQTCGFRLNVLNENVISIFIEYVFQIRKKFKNVVVLAHNGGGFDNQFVLNYILTKTDLTPDLIMRGTKLVSMSVGNVRFLDSLNYFPMALSALPKAFGLTELKKGYFPHLFNKGENQSYLGPIPSLKFYDIDNLKKDARDKLINWHTAKVANGYVFDFQKEIVDYCISDVMILTQACLTFRKQLLNTSNVCPFMEATTVASTCSKVFRRNFLQSDTIGLIPKGGYRFKDNQSKIALQWLLWEEKQRNIKIQHAARGFEAVINTCKVDGLYENIVFEFQGCYYHGCPQCYPENRLAPLHDDPSHCMENRYDRTAAKNQYLKSLGYEVVEIWECAFRKTMTPEIKSFTEDHPLMRTQPINARDALYGGRTGNTVEYYKAQENEKIKYVDVCSLYPWVCKRGKFPLGHPKIFVGDECRHIDLSRVSGLIKCKVLPPSNLYHPVLPAKINNKCMFVLCRKCSEDFMQGECQHSDEQKSLTGTWVIEEVVKALEKGYKIVETYEIWSYETRELSKHQNGLFSDMMNKFIKIKQQASGWPRGCVTAEEKNRYIEQFLQIEDVRLEFTEITANPGLRSLAKLMLNSFWGKFAQRENLPKTSIVNNPKEFFAMMINPSIYVNTVVPVNEETLVVTWEYVEEAFSMSSTVNVVLASYVTALARLKLYSYLDMVGERTLYYDTDSIVYISRDGLPDLPTGDCIGDLTDELSGGHISEFVSGGPKNYAYKYILPNGDEKFCCKVKGISLNYLNSQLINFDTIKKMVLVKSEGIKIISKQVRRTTEHQVITQEIHKNYRPHSTKRKFLEDFSSVPFGYKKMKI, encoded by the coding sequence ATGGAAAAGTTTTTAATTGTCAGAGATCAAACCACAAAAATCCGTAAATTTGGTGTCCAGGGACGAACTCTGGAATTTAAAATTAAGGATGTACCGCCAGGTGAGGAACCCGTAAGTTGGATTAAAAAGGCCATCGAGGATATTGTTCGAAAGGGTACTGTAAATATTTTGCCACATGATCAGGTCGGTTTCACTTTTTGCTCCAAGGATTTCGTTAGAGGTCAGGGATGGATGAGGTTAAAACCAGCCTCAGAGGTGACAGTTGACGATATATGGAACCACATAAGTTCCATATATCAGAGCAACAGCACCGGTTTAAACACCGAAACGTTTTGTCTTGGTATTACTACCGTAAAAATGCCTACTGGAAAGGGTAGAGGTCGTAAGTACAATTCATTTAAAGAGGAGTGTTCTAAACGGCGAGgaattgttgttattaaaaacaaCGATAACCTATGTCTTGCATACGCTTTGGTTGTAGCCAAAGCTTACGTTGACAAAGACCCTGAACTTACAAAAATATGTCGCGATAGAGGGAAAATACAACGGGAAAGAGCATTGCAGTTAATAGATAGGTCTGGTGTTGTTATTCCTAGTGAGGGAGCTGGAATTCCTGAGTTGCAACAGTTTCAGGCATATCTAACAGACTATAAGATTGTGGTCTATAGATATGGAACTAAGGGACGTGATGTCATTTATGAGGGGCACACTTACGGACCAAAATTAAACCTTCTCTTTCATAAAGGTCATTTTAATGTAATTCGGTCACTGACCAGTGCGTTTATCAGTACGTATTTCTGTGATAAATGTTATCAACCCTACGACCATAAAGACGGACACAGCTGCGTTGATACGTGCTTTGCATGTCGTCGTTCACCAGCTTGTTCCAAAGAAGCTGTTAAAGTTCCCTGCGATAAATGCGGCCGGGACTTTTATGGTGAGGTATGTTTCAACGTTCACATTAACGACATATGTGACAAAATTAAAAGGTGTAAGCAATGTTACAAAATCTACACTAAAAGTCATATCTGTGGGGAGATCTTCTGTAAAACTTGTGGTAAAAATTACCCATCAGATCATCTTTGTTACATGCAGCCTGATTCTGGTAAACCTCCCTCAAAagattttttgttcattttttatgaTCTTGAGACTCGTCAGGAAAAAATATTGCTAGATGGTTCACTTCTTCAAGAACCAAATCTCTGTGTATTTAGTCAGCGATGTTACAATTGTCTTCAGGAAGAAAAATTACAGTTTTGTCAAACATGCGGTTTTCGTCTAAATGTTTTAAACGAaaatgttatttctatttttattgaatatgttTTTCAAATTAGGAAAAAATTTAAGAATGTTGTCGTTTTGGCACATAACGGAGGGGGTTTCGATAATCAGTTCGTGTTGAATTACATCCTCACAAAGACCGATTTAACCCCTGATCTTATCATGCGGGGTACGAAGTTAGTTTCGATGAGTGTTGGGAATGTCCGTTTTCTCGACAGTCTTAATTATTTTCCTATGGCCTTGTCAGCTTTACCAAAAGCTTTTGGTTTAACAGAGTTAAAAAAGGGCTATTTCCCACATTTGTTTAATAAAGGGGAAAATCAATCTTATCTCGGACCTATACCTTCTCTAAAATTCTATGATATCGATAATTTGAAGAAGGATGCACGTGATAAGTTAATAAATTGGCATACTGCTAAAGTTGCTAACGGTTATGTTTTTGATTTTCAGAAAGAGATCGTTGACTATTGTATTTCCGATGTCATGATATTAACACAGGCTTGTCTTACATttaggaaacaattattgaataCGTCAAATGTCTGTCCTTTTATGGAAGCTACTACCGTAGCCTCGACTTGTAGTAAAGTATTTAGGCGAAATTTTCTACAATCTGACACAATAGGTCTTATTCCTAAAGGTGGTTATCGTTTTAAAGATAATCAGTCAAAAATAGCTCTGCAGTGGCTACTTTGGGAAGAGAAACAGCGTAATATTAAAATACAGCATGCTGCACGAGGATTTGAGGCTGTTATTAATACTTGTAAAGTGGATGGTCTTTACGAAAATATCGTGTTTGAATTTCAGGGTTGTTACTATCATGGTTGTCCCCAATGTTATCCCGAAAACAGATTGGCTCCTCTTCATGACGATCCTTCACACTGCATGGAAAATCGTTATGACAGAACTGCTGCCAAAAATCAATATCTAAAATCTCTGGGATATGAAGTCGTTGAAATCTGGGAGTGTGCCTTCAGAAAAACTATGACGCCTGAGATAAAATCATTTACTGAGGATCACCCCTTAATGAGAACTCAACCTATAAATGCTAGGGATGCTTTGTATGGTGGTCGTACTGGTAACACCGTGGAGTATTATAAGGCTCAAGAAAATGAAAAGATTAAATATGTCGATGTTTGTTCCCTATACCCTTGGGTATGTAAGCGTGGAAAATTTCCTCTAGGTCATCCTAAAATTTTTGTAGGAGATGAATGCCGGCATATAGATTTATCACGAGTATCTGGTTTAATAAAGTGTAAAGTACTTCCTCCCTCAAACCTTTATCATCCTGTTCTACCcgcaaaaataaacaataaatgcaTGTTTGTTCTTTGTCGTAAATGCAGCGAGGACTTTATGCAAGGAGAATGTCAGCATTCCGACGAACAGAAGTCACTTACAGGAACATGGGTAATTGAAGAAGTTGTAAAAGCTTTGGAAAAGGGTTACAAAATAGTTGAGACCTACGAAATCTGGTCGTACGAAACCCGTGAATTGTCAAAACATCAAAATGGTCTCTTTTCCGACATGATGAATAAATTCATCAAAATCAAGCAGCAAGCTTCAGGATGGCCCCGTGGTTGTGTAACAGCCGAAGAAAAAAACCGATACATCGAACAGTTTCTCCAGATAGAAGACGTTCGGTTAGAGTTTACCGAAATAACGGCGAATCCTGGCCTTAGATCGTTAGCTAAATTAATGCTTAATTCGTTCTGGGGTAAATTTGCACAGCGAGAAAATCTTCCCAAAACTTCTATTGTAAACAATCCTAAAGAATTCTTTGCTATGATGATTAATCCCTCGATCTATGTAAATACTGTGGTTCCTGTAAACGAGGAAACACTGGTTGTTACGTGGGAGTATGTGGAAGAAGCATTTTCAATGTCTTCCACTGTAAACGTCGTTCTGGCCTCATACGTTACGGCTCTAGCCCGCCTCAAACTGTATTCCTATTTAGACATGGTGGGCGAGCGTACTTTATATTATGATACCGATTCAATTGTGTACATTTCCAGAGACGGTCTGCCTGATCTTCCTACCGGTGACTGTATTGGTGATTTAACTGATGAGCTAAGTGGTGGTCATATTTCGGAGTTCGTTTCTGGAGGCCCCAAAAATTATGCTTATAAATACATACTTCCTAATGGTGACGAAAAATTTTGTTGCAAAGTTAAGGGAATTTCCCTTAATTATTTAAACTCGCAATTAATTAATTTTGATACTATTAAAAAGATGGTACTTGTAAAGTCGGAAGGTATTAAAATCATAAGTAAACAAGTTAGACGAACAACAGAACATCAAGTCATAACACAGGAAATCCATAAAAATTATCGACCACAttctacaaaaagaaaatttttagaagATTTTAGTTCCGTTCCTTTTGGTTAtaagaaaatgaaaatttaa